The Deinococcus sp. KNUC1210 nucleotide sequence CTCCAGATCGAGCAGCACCACGTCGGCTGGCTGTCCCGCTTCCAGCGTGGGAGCTGTCCAGCCCAGCACTCCGGCGGGGCCTGCGGTGAACAGGTGCAGCAGCTTCTCCAGGCCGAGCTGCTCTCCGAAGCGCGTCCACATCAGCGGAAAGGCCAGTTCGATGTAGGCGATGCCGCTCGGGGCCGCGAGCATGTCCTGCTCCTTCTCGGCGCGGGTGTGCGGCGCGTGGTCGGTGGCGAGGCAGTCCACCGAACCGTCGAGCAGCCCCGCCAGCAGATGATCGGCGTCGGCCTGAGTTCGCAGGGGTGGGGCCACCTTGTATACGGCGTCGAACCCGCGCAGCGCCTCATCGGTGAGCGTCAGGTGGTGCGGGCAGACCTCGCAGGTGACGGGCACGCCCCGGCTCTTGGCCTCGCGCACCAGATCGAGGGCGCGGGCCGTTGAGAGGTGCTGAATGTGCAGCCGCCCGCCCGTAAAGGCCGAAATCTCGATGTCGCGGGCCACCCGCGCCGACTCTGCTGCCGCTGGATTGCCGGGCAGCCCCAGCGCCTCACTGACCGGCCCTTCGTTCATCACACCGTCGGCCCGCAGCGTGGCATCTTCGGCGTGCACACTCACCACCATGCCCAAACTCTGGGCGTATTCCAGCCCCAGACGCAGCAACCGGGCATCCTCGTTGGTCCGCCCGTCGTCGGTGAACACGGCGGCTCCGGCCTCTTTGAGCAGCGAAAGTTCCGCGAGTTGCTTGCCCTGTTGCCCCTTGCTCAGCGCGGCGGCAGGGCGCAGGCGGGCGAAGCCCAGGCCGTTTGCCTTCAAGATCAGCGCCCGCACGATGGCCGGATCATCGACGACGGGCACGGTATTGGGCATCGAAACCACCGTGCCGTACCCCCTGCCGCCGCTGCCGCCAGTCCACTCGTCAGGTCTTCCTTGACTTCCTGTCCAGGCTCGCGCAGGTGGGCATGCAGTTCGATGAGGGCCGGAGCGACGGTCGCGCCCTGTCCATCGATGACTTCACCTTCAACCGACAGATTCCAGCCTTTGATGAGGCCGTTTTCGATGGTAAGGGTTTCGGATTGGTCCGAGTTGGGGCGGCGGATATTGGTAAGGGTGAGCATCACTCCTCCGATTGGACTGAACGTCTTTCTAACTTGGCTGTTCATAAATAGCTGGACATTTCCGGCGATATTTTCAATCTAGTTGACGATTTCTCCTTTAATACTTGCCAACCGCTCGCGCCATTTTTGCAGTTCCTCTGGTGTTTGCCTGTCCCAGTTCGCGACCTCGCCGACGATTTTCAATGGTGCTCGGCTGCGATACGAGCGCGTTGGATTGCCAGGAAATTTTTTATCTGTCACGTTCGGGTCGTTCTCAAAGCTCCCCGTAGGCTCGACGATGTAAATACGATCGCGGCCATCGCCTTTAGCCAGAGCTGCTGCAAGTCCAGCTCCATTCACCAACGCCGTGAAGTAAATATGGTTCATGACAACTTCCGGTCTGTAGTTCGAGTTAAAGCCTGCCGTCAGCAGATCACCAACCTTCAAATCCGCTTTCGTTCCGTGATAGAAGGGACCGTGGTCTAGAACATCAGTCTTCTCAAACATGGTTGTTCTTTTCCTCTTTACAAATGGCGATTCATCACCGAGTCACACGTAGACGCACCCATCCAGCAGCTGGCACAAGTGAATCGAAGCTTACAGTCCATATCCAACCGACATTTCCACCAATCGAGCTGCTTCATTCACACACCAGGCGCTCAAAAGTACAACTCGACAAGAAGCCGTTTCTGTCTCCCTGTCTGATTTAGTCTTTATCCCCGCCCGACCAGCAGGTGATACAGCACGCTCATCCTCACGGCCTGCCCGTGCTCGACCTGCTTCAGCACACGGCTGCGTGGCCCGTCAGCGGTGTCGGCGGAGATCTCCAGATCGCGGTTCATCGGACCGGGGTGCAGCACGATAGCGTTCGGGGCGGCGTGTTCCAGCAGCGCCTCATTCACCTGATAGCCCGCGATGTACTCCGGCAGGCTGCCCAGATAGCCCGCGTCCATGCGCTCAGTCTGAAGCCTCAGCGCCATGACCGCGTCGGCTCCCTTCACGGCGGCCTCCGCGTCGGTGGTCAGGGTCACGCCCTCGCCCGCCAGATCACGCGGCAGCAGCGTGGCGGGGCCGCACAGTACGACCTGTGCGCCCAGCCGGGTCAGCAGTTCGGCGTTGCTGCGGGCCACCCGCGAATGCCGGATATCTCCGATGATGGCGACTTTACGCCCGCTCAGTTCGCCGTATTCCCGGCGGATGGTGTAGGCGTCGAGAAGTGCCTGGGTAGGGTGTGCCCGCAGCCCGTCTCCGGCATTGATGGTGGGCTTGCCGCTGAAGCGGGCAACCGCGTGCGCCGCGCCGCTGGCCGAGTGCCGGACCACGTAGGCGTCGATCTTGTACGCCGTCAGCGTCTCGATGGTGTCGCGCAGCGACTCGCCCTTGCTGAGACTGCTGCTGCTGGCGGCAAACGAGACCACGTCAGCGCTCATACGGCGGGCCGCCAGCTCAAAGGAAATGCGGGTGCGCGTGCTGTTCTCGAAAAAGACCGTGCAGACGGTCAGGCCCTGGAGCGCCGGAACCTTCTTGACTGGCCTGTCGAGCACCTTCGACATGGTGTCGGCATTGTCCAGAATGGCATTCAGCCGCTCGGTGCTCCAGTCCTGAAAGTCGAGCAGGTGCTTCGGATGAGGATCGGCATAGGCGCTCACTGGTCACGCCCCGTCTGGCCCATGTCCCAGAGTTCCACGGCGTCCAGTCCGTCGATCTCGGCCAGCTTGACTTTCACCATCTCGCTCTTGGCCGTCGGCAGATTCTTGCCCACGTAGTCGGCGCGGATCGGAAGTTCTCGGTGCCCTCTGTCCACCAGCACCGCCAGCTGAATGCTCTGGGGCGGCCCAGATCGATCAAAGCGTCGAGCGCGGCCCGCACGGTGCGCCCGGTGTAGAGCACGTCATCGACCAGAATGACCCGGCAGCTCTGCAAATCGAAGTCGATCTGCGTCTCACGGATGACCGGCTGATGGGCAATCTCCGAAAGATCGTCGCGGTAGAGCGTGATGTCGAGCCGCCCCTGCGGAATCTCGACGCCTTCCAGCTCGCGCAGCTTGGCGGCCAGCCGCGCCGCCAGCGGAATGCCGCGTGTGTGGATGCCGACCAGTGCCAGCCCTTCGGCTCCCCGGTTGCGCTCCAGAATTTCGTGAGCAATGCGCGTCAGGGCGCGGCGCAGCTCGTCTGCCGTCAGAATCGAGGCTTTCAGTTCCATGGCGTCCTGACCGGCAAAAAAAAGGCCGTCCGGGCGTTCCGGCGGCGAGCACAAACATGGGTTCCTTGCATGGCGATTCCTTTCCTGCCTCACGGGGCGGGTGCAGGCTCACGGGCCTGCCGAAAAGGTGAAACGAACGGGTGACATGATTTGAGCACCTCAAATCCGCCGAGCATTGTAGAGCGGTCTGCTCTCCCCGGCTACCCTGCTGCTCATCAAGGCAGATGAACAGTGTTTTAACACGCACTAAACTTGACAATGACGCACTCAGATTATAGGATGGTTTCAGCAGTCGGAGCAGCTCCAGTTCGCTCTGACACAGACCATCCACAGGAGGAAGACAGATGATGCGATTTGATCCTTTCCGTGATATCGAAGAACTGACCCAGCGCCTCGACCGCGCCTTCTACACCAATCCGCAGACTGCCCGCTTCGCCCCGCCCGTCGATGTGCACGAAGACGATCAGGGTCTGGAAATCGTTCTGGACCTGCCCGGCGTACAGCCCAGCAACGTGCAGATCGAGGCCGAGAGCCAGACGCTGACGGTGCAGGCCGAGCGCAGGTACGAGCGCAAGGAAGGCCGAACCGCTCACCGCGTCGAACGCGCTTCCGGCAGCTTCTTCCGTACCTTCAGCGTGCCTGCCAAGTACGACCTGAGCCGCGTCGACGCCAGCTTCGAGAACGGCACCCTGACCATCGCCATTCCCCGCAGCGAGGCCGCTCAGCGCCGCACCATCTCGCTGCGAACCGACAGCAAGACGCTGGACGCAGGACGCGAGAACGCCGCCCACCAGGGCTAAGCCTCACGCGAAACAGTCAGCTCCAGCCGGGCCACTCTTCGGGGTGGCCTGTTTTCGTTGCGTCTCCTGCCCGGTTGAACTTCCCGGCGTGCGTCAGCGTATCTGAGACATGACCATCTCACGCCTCCGCCGGACACTCTCCGCACTCCTGCTGTTCGGTGGGCTGGGCGGGAGCGCTGTCGCCGTCTCGGCAGGTCAGCCCGCCCCCGACTTCATTCGCGGCGGTCAGTGGTTCAACGCGCCCACACCGCCCACTATCGCCTCGCTGCGCGGCAAGGTCGTGATCGTCAATCTGTGGGTGTACTCGTGCATCAACTGTCATAACAGCCTGCCCACCCTGAAACGCTGGTACGACACCTACCGCGCAGACGGGCTGGAAATCGTGGGCATCCACACGCCGGAACTGTCTTCAGACCGACCTGCCGCCAATGTCGCGGCGGCGCTGAAGGTGGACGGGATAAGCTGGCCGGTGATGCAGGACAACGACAACGCCACCTGGAACGCCTACAACAACGAATACTGGCCCACCTTCTATCTGATCGACCGCCGGGGTGTGGTCCGGATGGTGCATGCCGGGGAGATTTCCAGCCGCTATCCGCAGGCGATTCCCGGTCTGGAAGCAGAGCTGAAAAAGCTGCTGGCCGAGAAGTGAAGGGGCTTTTCCTGCTGGCGCTGCTGGCAACCCAGGCGGGCGCAGCCCCGCTGACGAGCGTGCGCGTACAGGTCGAGGGATCGGCGGCCCTGACCTTCAATCATGTGGCGCACAATACCCTGACGCTCCGCACGCCCTGGGGCACCCAGCAGGCCGTCTTCAGCGGCACGCCCTATGCGCCCGATCCCGGCAATTACTGGAGCCGTCTGGACCCCCTCACGCTGAAGCTCAGGCTGCCGCAGGGCGTTACAGCGGGCCGCTATCCGGTCAGCGTGACGGCCAATCTCTTTCTGTGCGATCAGCGGGCGCACCTGTGTACCGTGCGAACGGCCCAGGCCAGCGGCGTGGTGGAGGTGGGCCAGACCCCCACGCGGCTCGACCTGCTGCTGACCCTGCCGACCTTTACCCTCAAGCCCTGACATCCACCCCGACCGCTTCGCTGACGTGCGTGAACCCGTCGCGGCGCAGCAGTTCTTTCAGTCCCGCGTTGATGCGGGCGGGCAGCGTCGGCCCCGCGTAGATCAGAGCGGTGTACAGCTCGACCAGACTGGCTCCGGCACGAATCTTGCGGTAGGCGTCCTGGGCGCTGAAGATGCCTCCCACCCCCACCAGAGGGAGTTTTCCGGCGCTCAGGCGGTAACTCTGAGCGATCAGGGCGGTCGAGCGGGCTTCCAGCGGGCGACCGCTCAGCCCGCCCGCCTCGCCCCGCGCCGCGCTGCTCAGACCGTCCCGGCTGAGGGTAGTGTTCGACACGATCAGGCCCGACACCCCCACCTCGGCCACCGCCGACACACTCGCGGCGAAATCGCCCGCCTCCATATCGGGTGACAGCTTGACGAGGACCGGCAGGCCGGGACGCCGCGCCGTCACTTCTGCCAGCACCGCGCCCACCAGCCGCGACAGCTCGTCTGCGGCCTGAAGAGAGCGCAGACCGGGTGTATTCGGACTGCTGACATTGATCACGAAGCCGTCGGCGCGAGCATGCAGCGCCGCCACCGCCTTCAGGTAGTCGTCGGCGGCTTCCTCGTTGGGCGTGTCTTTGTTCTTGCCGATGTTCACCCACACGGGCGCGTGACGCCCGGCCCGGAGGTGCTGCGCCATCTGCGGCGCTCCCGCGTTGTTGAAGCCCATGCGGTTGATGAGCGCGGCGTCTTCCGGCAGCCGGAACAGGCGCGGCAGCGGATTGCCCGGCTGCGGGCGCGGCGTGACGGTGCCCACCTCCATGAACCCGAAACCCAGCGCCGTGAAGACCGGCACCGCTTCGGCGTTCTTGTCGAGGCCCGCTGCCAGCCCCAGCGGAGAGCTGAAACGCTGGCCCCACAGCGTCTGGGTCAGAGCCGGATCGGGGCGGGCGAGCTGACCGGCCAGCAGGGCGCTGAATCCGGGAAGCTGACCGGCCAGCGCCGCACCCCGCATGGTGAGGTGGTGGGCGCGTTCGGCATCCAGGCGAAAGAGCAGCGGTTTGGCAAAGCGCGCATACATGGGAAGAGGATAGGGGTTAGAAGGGCAGGATCAGGAATCAGGAACAGACAGGCCGCCGGGAACGCTCAGCCGTCACCGCTCGACGTGCCCGCGTAACACCTCCTACTGACACGCACGCCGCCACCTGTCACGCTGAAGGAACATGCGTTCTCCCTCCTCTCCGCCGCGACCGTCCCAGAAAACCGCCCTGATCATCGGCTCCGGCATCGGCGGCCTGAGCCTGGGCATCCGCCTTCAGAGCCTGGGATTTGCCACCACCATCCTCGAACGCCTCGATCAGCCGGGGGGCCGCGCCTATCAGAAGCGCGTGCAGACCGACACGGGCGAGTACGTCTTCGACATGGGGCCGACCGTCATCACGGTGCCGCAGTTTATCGAGGAACTGTTCCGGCTGGAGGTGGGCAAGGCCGAGCTGACCGGCGACGACTTTCCGCCGGAGGTGCGCGAAGCCGAGCGCGTGCGGAGCGGCGAGAGCGGCGGCCCGGCCACCAGAAACTACGTGCAGTTGCGCCCGATCCTGCCGTTTTACCGCATCTATTTCGACGACGGCACCTACTTCGATTACGACGGCGATCCCGACTCGACCCGCCGCCAGATCGCCGCGCTCGCCCCGGAAGACCTGGCGGGCTACGAGCGCTTTCACGCCGATGCCCGCGACATCTTCGAGCGCGGCTTTCTGGAACTCGGCTATACGCACTTTGGAGACGTGAGCACCATGCTGCGCGTCGTGCCCGATCTGATGCGCCTCGACGCGGTTCGCACGCTGTTCAGCTTCGTGGGCAAGTATTTTTCGAACCCGAAGATGCAGCAGGTGTTCAGTTTCGAGACACTGCTGGTGGGCGGCAATCCGCTGAGCGTGCCCGCCATCTACGCCATGATTCACTTCGTCGAGAAGACCTGGGGCATTCATTACGCGATGGGCGGCACCGGGGCACTGGTGCGGGCCTTCGTGCAGAAGTTCGAGGAACTGGGCGGCACCCTCCGGGTCGGCACGGGCGTCGAGCAGATTCTGGTGGAAGGTCGGCTGCCCGGCAAGCGGCGGGCGCGGGGCGTGCGGCTTGCCAGCGGTGAAGAGCTGCTGGCCGACGTGGTGGTCAGCAACGGCGACTGGGCCAACACGAACCTGAAGCTGCTGCCTCCCTCGGCACGGCTGGTCAATTCCGATGCCCGTGTGCGGCTGGCACAGCAGTCCATGAGCCTGCTCGTCGTCTATTTCGGCTTTCGCAGAGACGGTCCCGGCGACACTCCACTCGATCTGCGCCACCACAACATCGTGCTGGGGCCGCGTTACCAGGAACTGCTCACAGAGATCTTCGGCAGCAAGGTGCTCAGCCCCGATTTCAGCCAGTACCTGCACGTCCCGACGCTTACCGATCCCACGCTGGCTCCGGCGGGCCATCACGCCGCGTATACCCTCATTCCCGTGCCGCACAACGCTTCCGGGATTGACTGGAAGGTCGAGGGGCCGAAGCTGACCGCTCGGGTGCTGGCATTTCTGGAGGAGCGCGGCTACATTCCCAACCTCGCCGCCCGCCTGACGCACTCGGAATTCGTCACACCCGACTACTTCGAGGGGGCGCTGGACAGCTATCTGGGCAACGCGTTCGGGCCGGAACCCCGGCTGATCCAGAGCGCATATTTCCGCCCGCACAACCGTCACGAGGACGTGGGCAACCTGTATCTGGTCGGAGCAGGAGGACAGCCGGGCGCGGGCACCCCCAGCGTGATGATGTCGGCCAAGATGACCGCCCGCCTGATTGCTCAGGATTTCGGAATTCATCCGGACATCGTCGGTGGGACGGCTCAGGTACCCGGCGCACCAGTCCTTCTCAGTTCTTCCTGAGGAGACCCTATTCGTCTGTTTCCCCCTACCTGGGGGGCCTCTATGCGGATTTTTTTGCCGAATTCTGTGCTGATGCTCATGTACTCGGTCAAAAAATATGCGACAATAGGAAAGTTGCGCTCAACGTGAGTGTACAAGTTTGAACAAACTGGCAGGAACACTCTGAACAGTGGCGGCGCGTCCAGGAAGTCGTTCAAGGGACGTTCACAGGATGTCACGTTCAGGATGCCGTGCGGAGGCTCCCACATGTTTAATCCCCCCACCGTCGAAGATCTGCAGGAAACCCGCCGCGCTAACGAAAAGTTGGTTCTGGCCGCTCTGGACAGCAAGCCAGAGTGGGTAGAAACCGAGCTTGCAAAAACCACCGGACTGGCACTGTCGCACCTGCGTGCAGCGCTGGCGAGCCTGCTCGACCAGGGCCGCGTGCGCCGCTTACCCGGCACCGGCACCCGCGCCGTGTACGGTCTGGCCGATCCCGGTCTGGCCGATGTACCCGCAACGCCGCTGACGCCGCTCGCCAAGAAGGTTCGCACCTACCTGGAAGGCCGCGCCGACAGTGCGCTGCATATGGCCGAAGAGCTTCGCAGCACCCGCGAAGAGGTCATGGCGTCGCTCAGCCTGCTGAACGCCCACAACATGATTACCTGCACTTTTGTCGGCAGTCTGGTCATCTTCCGCCTCAAGGAAGCCCAGGCGCTGCTCGACCAGAAGGACAGTCAGAAGGAACGCGTCGAAGGCAAGAAGAAGCAAGTCGCTTAACGAAGGCGCAGTGAACCGGCCGGACTCCGAAAGGGGTTCGGTTTTTTCTTGCCTGCCCTGCCCGGCACTCAGGCCCGGTCGCCTGCCTGCGCCGTCAGCCGCTCCAGCGTGACCGCAAGAAAAGCCTGTGCTCGGTGCAGGTCGGCTGGACGCTTCAGCGAGTGGGCGCGGCGAGCACGGTGAAAAGCCAGCAGCACGCCGAACAGCGCTGCTTCACGCATCGGAGGCGGAGAACTCAGGCCATCACGCAGCCAGTCGGCCCGCTCCCAGCCGTGAAAATAGGCGAACGACGCCACATCCCAGCACACCGGACCGCAGGCCGCATCCCCGAAATCGAGCAGCGCCGACAGCCGCCGCGTGCCGTCGTCTGCCCGTATCCACAACAGCTGGCCGGAGTGCAGGTCGGTATGACAGACCACGACAGGAGCCGTTTTCAGGGCCAGGAGTTCCCGGTGCAGCGCCCGCAGCCGGGGCCAGATCGCTGGCTGCGTGCCGGTCAGTGGATGGTGCTCTAGAGACCCTGTTCCGTAGGGCCAGGCGTCGTTCAGGCGGGTGCGAAGCCCGTCGGCAAAGGATGAGGCGTGGCCTGCCAGCATATCGGAGCGGTCCTGCAACAGGCCGAAATGGCTGCACGGAAGTGTATGCAGCGCCGAGAGCACCCCGCCCAGTGCGCGGCAGTCGTGTTCGCTCAGGTCGGCGCACGGTTCGCCCTGAACAAAGGTATCCAGGCTGTAGCACACGCCGCCGGGCAGGATGCCCAGTTTCAGCGGCACCGACACCGGCTGCCCCGCCGCGTGGAGCAGCCGCCGGATCTGCGCGTCAGACTGAAAGGACACCTCTTCGCCCTGACGGGGAGTCGCCACTCGGACCGCCACGCTGCCCGCCCGGTACACCTGCACGCTGGCCCCACTCGCCAGCAGCGTCGAGACCCTCATCTGGAAGGCCGTGCCCTCTCAGCAGCGTTCTCACCGCCGCCAGCAATGCTCAGCCCTTCTTGCCCACGATCTGCGGCAGCAGGTCTTCGAGGTGCAGCATCGGCAGTGCGAACATCGTGCGGGCGGGTTCCGGGGGCGCGGTGTTGCCCGCCTTGAGCATGACGTACTGATCGCGGGTGATGGGCGGGCTGGGCAGCAGGTTCATCAGCGGCACCGCCAGATTCATCAGGGCGAGGGGCACCGGCAGGATCGGCTTGCGCTTGCCCAGGGCCTTCAGTTCCAGTTCCAGCAGTTCGCGAAAGGTGTACTCCTGCGGCCCGGTCAGGGCGTAGGTCTGCCCCACCGACGACGGGACCGCCAGCGCCTGCGCGAAGGCTGTCGCCACGTCACTCAGACTGACCGGGCGAAACGGGAACCTGCCGTCTCCGATCTGCGGCACCACCGGCGGCAGGCTCACGAGCTGTTTCAGAACGCGCCCGAAAAAATCGTCACCGGGCCCAAAAATCAGCGACGGGCGGAAGATGGTGAAGTCCAGACCGCTGGCACGCACCAGCGACTCGGCCTCGCCCTTGCTGCGGCTGTAACCGCTCTGGCTGGCGGGATCGGCTCCCAGGGCGCTCATGTGCAGGTAGCGGGCGCGGCGCGGCGTGCTGCTCAGCATGTTGCGCGTGGCCTCGACATGCACCCGCGCAAAGGTCTGAGCACCTTTTTCGGCGATGATTCCCACCAGATGCACCACCGCGCCCAGGTCGGCCACGCTGCCCATACCGCGCTGGACGCTGCCCAGATCGCCCACGTCCATCTTCAGGCCCCGCGCCGCGCCCACGTCCTGACCCTCCCGCGAGGCTGCCAGCACCGTATGCCCGCGCTTCGTCAGCTCGGCCACCACTCCCCGGCCCACAAACCCGGATGCTCCCGTGACCAGAATGTTCATGCTGGACATTCTTTCATATCGCCAGAAGCGGCCCGCATGCTTGCACCCAATCTGCCCAGTCTGAGAGGAAAGGCAGCGGACACCCGGATCAGAGAAGGTCAGGGACAGTGGGCGTCTTCAGCCGCCGCCGCAGCTCCTCGGCCGCTTCCAGCGCTCCGCCCCCCAGATACGCACCGCCCAGTTCGGCGGCCAGATCCGGAGACTGATTCAGCAGGACACCCCCCAGATACAGCGGCACCTTCAGCCCGCTCAGTTCGGGTTGCTCAGCACGGAAGGCCAGCAGACTTTCTTCGGTATTCATGGTCAGCAGCAGCGCCTCTGCTCCGGCATGGCGCACGTAGCTCGCCAGATCCGAGAGCGGCATATTGGCCCCCAGATACCGTACCTGCATTCCACGGCGGCACAACACCACCGACAGCATCATCAGTCCGATCTCATGGAATTCGCCGGGGCCGCACGCAGCGATCACCAGCGGTCCTTCGGCATCCTGACCCGCCACTTCGAGCATCTGACTCACCCTCGACCTCAGAAACGCCGACGCCAGATGCTCGTGCGCGATGGTGATCTCGCCCCGCTCCCACAGAAGTCCGATCTGGACCAGCGCCGGCTGTATCAGCGACAGCATCAGGGCCTCGGTGCCCAGTTCGGTGTGGGCCTGCGTCAGCAGCCGCGCCGCCTCGACGTGATCGGGCGCGAGCAGCGCTGCGACCAGCGACGACACCAGCGGCCCGGAGACGCCCGACATGGGCCGGGCAGGAATCGCCAGATGTTCGCGCATCAGGTACACGGCGCGGCTGACCGTCAACCCTTCGGCCTGACGCGCCCGGATAAAGTCCAGGCACGACATGTCGAAGTCGCTGTAAAGGCGGTATCCCCCGGAGCTGCGGGCAGGCGAAGGAAACCCGTAGCGCCGCTCCCACTGCCGCAGGGTGGTGGCCGGAATGCCGGTGCGAGCTTCCACTTCATGCGCGGTGTACAGGGCTGTTGTGGAAGGAGGCGTCATAATGCACGGTCATTAGGCCACTTTTGCAGCGCCGACATGGTAGGGAGGCGTGCAGAACCTGAACTCACGGCCCAGCGCCCTCCCACATCATCGGCTCACCACGCCTCGCGGCAGGACCCGAGGCACACTCACCGTGGCCGGAATTCAGTTGCCCTTGAAGGCGTCCTCGACATCGGAGACGTATTTGTCGGCCAGATCGGAATCGGGGCCAGCCACCACGATGTAGGCCACCTTCTTGTCGGGAATGCACCGGAACAGCACGGTGTAATCTTCCTGATCGGCAAAGACCGATTCGCTGCCCGCCTCGAAATTGGCCGTGAAGCCCGCACGTTTGACCGCCAGCGTGGCCTGCTGAAGACATCGGGCCTTGGTCATGTTGAGGTCGAACCAGGTATTCGACATGCCCACTCCGGTTGCCGAAACAGTGCCCAGCAGGGCGACGGCCAGGATGCCTACTCGCTTGATGCGTGTCATGTTCATAATGTCAACCTCCGTCACAGTGTAGCGATCGAACACAGCTCTTAGAGAGAGTCGCCATCTTTATCTACATGTTCGCCATCTCTACAGTGCAGTTCAGTCTTCCACCACATGGTGGACGCGGCAGCGGGCCTCGTAGGATTCCGCTGCGCCCACCAGCACCACCGGATCACTTCGGCGGGCGGGCCTGCCCCCGATCAGCCGCTGGGTGCGGGTGGCC carries:
- a CDS encoding complex I NDUFA9 subunit family protein; this encodes MNILVTGASGFVGRGVVAELTKRGHTVLAASREGQDVGAARGLKMDVGDLGSVQRGMGSVADLGAVVHLVGIIAEKGAQTFARVHVEATRNMLSSTPRRARYLHMSALGADPASQSGYSRSKGEAESLVRASGLDFTIFRPSLIFGPGDDFFGRVLKQLVSLPPVVPQIGDGRFPFRPVSLSDVATAFAQALAVPSSVGQTYALTGPQEYTFRELLELELKALGKRKPILPVPLALMNLAVPLMNLLPSPPITRDQYVMLKAGNTAPPEPARTMFALPMLHLEDLLPQIVGKKG
- a CDS encoding Hsp20/alpha crystallin family protein, which codes for MMRFDPFRDIEELTQRLDRAFYTNPQTARFAPPVDVHEDDQGLEIVLDLPGVQPSNVQIEAESQTLTVQAERRYERKEGRTAHRVERASGSFFRTFSVPAKYDLSRVDASFENGTLTIAIPRSEAAQRRTISLRTDSKTLDAGRENAAHQG
- a CDS encoding quinone-dependent dihydroorotate dehydrogenase; the encoded protein is MYARFAKPLLFRLDAERAHHLTMRGAALAGQLPGFSALLAGQLARPDPALTQTLWGQRFSSPLGLAAGLDKNAEAVPVFTALGFGFMEVGTVTPRPQPGNPLPRLFRLPEDAALINRMGFNNAGAPQMAQHLRAGRHAPVWVNIGKNKDTPNEEAADDYLKAVAALHARADGFVINVSSPNTPGLRSLQAADELSRLVGAVLAEVTARRPGLPVLVKLSPDMEAGDFAASVSAVAEVGVSGLIVSNTTLSRDGLSSAARGEAGGLSGRPLEARSTALIAQSYRLSAGKLPLVGVGGIFSAQDAYRKIRAGASLVELYTALIYAGPTLPARINAGLKELLRRDGFTHVSEAVGVDVRA
- the arr gene encoding NAD(+)--rifampin ADP-ribosyltransferase, encoding MFEKTDVLDHGPFYHGTKADLKVGDLLTAGFNSNYRPEVVMNHIYFTALVNGAGLAAALAKGDGRDRIYIVEPTGSFENDPNVTDKKFPGNPTRSYRSRAPLKIVGEVANWDRQTPEELQKWRERLASIKGEIVN
- a CDS encoding aminoglycoside phosphotransferase family protein; its protein translation is MRVSTLLASGASVQVYRAGSVAVRVATPRQGEEVSFQSDAQIRRLLHAAGQPVSVPLKLGILPGGVCYSLDTFVQGEPCADLSEHDCRALGGVLSALHTLPCSHFGLLQDRSDMLAGHASSFADGLRTRLNDAWPYGTGSLEHHPLTGTQPAIWPRLRALHRELLALKTAPVVVCHTDLHSGQLLWIRADDGTRRLSALLDFGDAACGPVCWDVASFAYFHGWERADWLRDGLSSPPPMREAALFGVLLAFHRARRAHSLKRPADLHRAQAFLAVTLERLTAQAGDRA
- a CDS encoding aspartate carbamoyltransferase catalytic subunit, whose translation is MSAYADPHPKHLLDFQDWSTERLNAILDNADTMSKVLDRPVKKVPALQGLTVCTVFFENSTRTRISFELAARRMSADVVSFAASSSSLSKGESLRDTIETLTAYKIDAYVVRHSASGAAHAVARFSGKPTINAGDGLRAHPTQALLDAYTIRREYGELSGRKVAIIGDIRHSRVARSNAELLTRLGAQVVLCGPATLLPRDLAGEGVTLTTDAEAAVKGADAVMALRLQTERMDAGYLGSLPEYIAGYQVNEALLEHAAPNAIVLHPGPMNRDLEISADTADGPRSRVLKQVEHGQAVRMSVLYHLLVGRG
- a CDS encoding transcriptional regulator, whose product is MFNPPTVEDLQETRRANEKLVLAALDSKPEWVETELAKTTGLALSHLRAALASLLDQGRVRRLPGTGTRAVYGLADPGLADVPATPLTPLAKKVRTYLEGRADSALHMAEELRSTREEVMASLSLLNAHNMITCTFVGSLVIFRLKEAQALLDQKDSQKERVEGKKKQVA
- a CDS encoding redoxin domain-containing protein; this encodes MTISRLRRTLSALLLFGGLGGSAVAVSAGQPAPDFIRGGQWFNAPTPPTIASLRGKVVIVNLWVYSCINCHNSLPTLKRWYDTYRADGLEIVGIHTPELSSDRPAANVAAALKVDGISWPVMQDNDNATWNAYNNEYWPTFYLIDRRGVVRMVHAGEISSRYPQAIPGLEAELKKLLAEK
- a CDS encoding MerR family transcriptional regulator → MTPPSTTALYTAHEVEARTGIPATTLRQWERRYGFPSPARSSGGYRLYSDFDMSCLDFIRARQAEGLTVSRAVYLMREHLAIPARPMSGVSGPLVSSLVAALLAPDHVEAARLLTQAHTELGTEALMLSLIQPALVQIGLLWERGEITIAHEHLASAFLRSRVSQMLEVAGQDAEGPLVIAACGPGEFHEIGLMMLSVVLCRRGMQVRYLGANMPLSDLASYVRHAGAEALLLTMNTEESLLAFRAEQPELSGLKVPLYLGGVLLNQSPDLAAELGGAYLGGGALEAAEELRRRLKTPTVPDLL
- the crtI gene encoding phytoene desaturase family protein, with product MRSPSSPPRPSQKTALIIGSGIGGLSLGIRLQSLGFATTILERLDQPGGRAYQKRVQTDTGEYVFDMGPTVITVPQFIEELFRLEVGKAELTGDDFPPEVREAERVRSGESGGPATRNYVQLRPILPFYRIYFDDGTYFDYDGDPDSTRRQIAALAPEDLAGYERFHADARDIFERGFLELGYTHFGDVSTMLRVVPDLMRLDAVRTLFSFVGKYFSNPKMQQVFSFETLLVGGNPLSVPAIYAMIHFVEKTWGIHYAMGGTGALVRAFVQKFEELGGTLRVGTGVEQILVEGRLPGKRRARGVRLASGEELLADVVVSNGDWANTNLKLLPPSARLVNSDARVRLAQQSMSLLVVYFGFRRDGPGDTPLDLRHHNIVLGPRYQELLTEIFGSKVLSPDFSQYLHVPTLTDPTLAPAGHHAAYTLIPVPHNASGIDWKVEGPKLTARVLAFLEERGYIPNLAARLTHSEFVTPDYFEGALDSYLGNAFGPEPRLIQSAYFRPHNRHEDVGNLYLVGAGGQPGAGTPSVMMSAKMTARLIAQDFGIHPDIVGGTAQVPGAPVLLSSS